From the genome of Lotus japonicus ecotype B-129 chromosome 6, LjGifu_v1.2, one region includes:
- the LOC130724294 gene encoding cation/H(+) antiporter 15-like, with protein sequence MSLNHSAAAAAAAPSSMDAAGRIHNALQSGSAALMHFRDNFICHAVNKINSRGFWLGDDPLAFSVPLFLLQLFLMFIFTRFIYYILKPFGQPSFVSQILGGVTLGPSILGHSSAFADKVFPPRGRNLLDTMAFFGFMLFIFILGVKIDPTIIFRSGKRTFTIGILGFFIPYTLAGTAVFILNHVASLDEDITNVLPTVVAIQCITAFPVISCFLAELQILNSEIGRLASSSSLVSDMCFCLVTTMKFATKLSSTKSIGVTIGSFISTILLMLFIVFVVHPAALWAIQHTPEGKPVQEIYICGALIALLFCALMGEVIGLNAIVVSFLVGLAIPDGPPLGAALVDKLDCFVSVVLIPILFAVVGLRTDVYAIQRMKNLGIIQLIIFIAFFGKIVGALLPLLFCRMPFRDAISLGLIMNCKGTVELALLIDMKLRDALNDECFAILVLTLVLVTGIVSPIVKALYDPSRRFLAYKRRTILHHHNDEELRILACIHKQDNVLAILNLLAASNPTEASPIDLVVLHLVKLVGRASSLLVSHVPREKLSQRPTQSEIIFNSFSKFEHAYRGKVTLHCYKGISPYATMHNDVCYLALEKRTTFIIIPFHKQWIIGGMTESSFAYKQLNKNVLEKAPCSVGVLIDRGSQKKFWCGYMNESIYQVAVIFFGGVDDREALAYARRMLDQPNVHITLFYFSSPIEMVGGTERSKMLDTQILSEFRLSAFRNDRVSYKEELVTNGRNVLSVMEHMESFYDLVMVGRRHADSQLMSELRKWKQGELGIVGEILISLNNGAKTSILVVQQQTKFWGSRDPEDCTNLRRELYSNI encoded by the exons ATGTCTCTCAACCACTCTGCCGCTGCCGCTGCCGCTGCTCCATCATCCATGGATGCTGCAGGTCGCATCCACAATGCACTGCAATCTGGTTCTGCGGCACTCATGCATTTCCGAGACAACTTCATTTGCCACGCGGTTAACAAAATCAACTCCAGAGGGTTCTGGTTGGGAGATGACCCACTTGCCTTCTCTGTCCCTCTCTTCTTGCTCCAGCTTTTCCTCATGTTCATCTTCACCCGCTTCATCTACTACATTCTCAAGCCCTTCGGTCAACCTTCTTTTGTTTCCCAGATTCTT GGTGGTGTAACTCTAGGTCCTTCTATTCTTGGGCACAGCTCAGCATTCGCCGACAAGGTTTTCCCACCAAGAGGAAGAAATTTGCTTGATACCATGGCATTTTTTGGGTTCATGTTGTTCATCTTCATACTTGGGGTAAAGATAGATCCAACCATCATTTTTAGATCAGGGAAAAGGACATTTACCATAGGAATTTTAGGCTTCTTCATTCCTTACACTCTTGCCGGAACGGCTGTCTTCATCCTCAACCATGTTGCTTCACTGGATGAAGATATCACTAATGTACTTCCTACTGTGGTGGCAATTCAATGTATCACAGCTTTCCCAGTAATTTCTTGCTTTCTTGCTGAACTTCAAATACTCAATTCGGAGATAGGGCGGTTagcctcctcttcttcactaGTGAGTGACATGTGCTTCTGTTTAGTCACGACAATGAAGTTTGCTACAAAATTATCCTCCACGAAGTCAATAGGAGTAACTATTGGATCTTTCATATCCACCATTCTTCTCATGTTGTTCATTGTGTTTGTGGTTCATCCAGCAGCATTATGGGCTATACAACACACGCCAGAGGGGAAACCTGTTCAGGAAATTTATATTTGTGGGGCTCTTATAGCACTGCTATTCTGTGCACTCATGGGTGAAGTCATTGGTTTGAATGCAATTGTTGTATCTTTCTTGGTGGGGCTTGCTATACCAGATGGGCCTCCTTTAGGAGCAGCATTGGTAGACAAGCTTGATTGTTTTGTTTCAGTAGTGCTCATTCCTATCCTTTTTGCTGTAGTTGGATTAAGGACAGATGTTTATGCCATTCAGAGGATGAAGAATTTGGGCATAATTCAGTTGATTATTTTCATTGCATTTTTTGGGAAAATTGTAGGGGCTTTATTGCCTCTCCTTTTCTGCAGGATGCCGTTTCGAGATGCGATTTCTCTTGGTCTCATAATGAACTGCAAAGGCACTGTTGAGCTGGCCTTGTTGATTGACATGAAGTTAAGAGAT GCTTTGAATGATGAATGCTTTGCAATTCTGGTTCTTACTTTAGTGCTTGTGACTGGCATTGTGTCACCTATTGTGAAAGCTTTATATGATCCTTCCAGGAGGTTTCTTGCTTACAAAAGGAGGACAATTTTGCATCACCATAATGATGAAGAGCTGCGAATTCTAGCTTGCATCCATAAACAAGATAATGTGTTGGCTATTTTGAACCTCCTTGCTGCTTCCAATCCCACTGAAGCAAGCCCCATTGACTTGGTTGTGCTACATCTTGTTAAACTTGTAGGCCGAGCTTCCTCCTTGCTCGTTTCGCATGTGCCGCGTGAAAAGCTTAGCCAACGTCCTACTCAAAGTGAGATTATCTTCAACTCATTCAGCAAATTTGAACATGCCTACAGGGGAAAGGTAACACTGCATTGCTATAAAGGCATATCTCCATATGCTACAATGCACAATGATGTGTGCTACTTGGCACTTGAAAAGAGAACAACTTTCATCATCATACCTTTTCACAAGCAGTGGATAATTGGAGGGATGACCGAGTCATCTTTCGCCTACAAGCAACTCAACAAGAATGTTCTAGAGAAAGCTCCTTGCTCTGTAGGAGTCCTCATTGATCGCGGTAGTCAGAAAAAATTCTGGTGTGGCTACATGAATGAATCAATATACCAGGTTGCTGTGATCTTCTTCGGAGGCGTAGATGATCGAGAAGCGCTCGCGTATGCAAGAAGAATGTTGGATCAACCTAATGTACATATcactctcttttatttttcatcTCCAATAGAGATGGTTGGTGGCACAGAGAGGAGCAAAATGCTTGATACACAGATCTTGAGTGAGTTTAGGCTAAGTGCTTTCAGGAATGACAGAGTTTCTTACAAAGAAGAGTTGGTGACGAACGGAAGGAACGTGCTTTCGGTTATGGAACACATGGAGAGCTTCTATGACCTTGTTATGGTTGGGAGGAGACATGCAGATTCACAGTTGATGTCTGAACTTAGAAAATGGAAGCAAGGAGAGTTGGGAATTGTGGGAGAGATTCTTATCTCTTTGAATAATGGAGCCAAAACATCAATTTTGGTGGTACAACAACAAACCAAATTTTGGGGATCACGTGATCCAGAGGATTGCACAAACTTGAGAAGAGAATTATATAGCAACATTTAG
- the LOC130725146 gene encoding uncharacterized protein LOC130725146, with product MKGKKARSKSDASKAKKKMVTRSSEATQGVNSEAEINSSTGDDVADPCITEVLETPLKEVLHADVDPIVPSPSNNQSSHGGDSDCNKDSDHLEKEVIVPNSTPSVDKDMHVEDVQNVIETSESDEVLLNTLGASASVASKRQKMTNFKRKVHKDNATPVVDETPTVELDKTDTGSAARKRKIGKRIPENVPAASLDNISFHSEESVGKWKYVYQRRIAQEREFTGEILHCQEIMELIEAAGLLKTVTEIGGCYDKLVREFIVNITTNCTVSGHPDFRKVFVRGRCVHFSPEIINQYLGRSTIVTGNEELSLSVITNELTAGQVMEWPVKGLLSSTHLSVKYAILNRIGAANWAPTTHNSDISSGLQN from the exons atgaaagggaaaaaGGCTCGATCCAAGTCAGATGCGTCCAAagcaaagaagaagatggtaaCGAGAAGCTCTGAGGCAACCCAGGGAGTAAATTCCGAGGCTGAAATCAACTCAAGTACAGGTGATGATGTTGCTGATCCTTGTATCACTGAAGTGTTGGAAACTCCTCTCAAGGAAGTTTTACATGCAGATGTAGATCCAATTGTTCCATCACCAAGCAATAATCAATCAAGCCACGGTGGTGATTCTGATTGCAACAAGGATTCTGATCATCTTGAGAAAGAGGTAATTGTTCCCAACTCTACTCCCTCAGTTGATAAAGATATGCATGTCGAGGATGTTCAGAATGTCATTGAGACCTCAGAATCTGATGAGGTGTTGCTCAACACCCTTGGTGCTTCTGCTTCTGTTGCTTCAAAGAGGCAAAAGATGACT AATTTCAAAAGAAAGGTTCACAAAGATAATGCTACTCCTGTTGTTGATGAGACTCCAACTGTGGAGTTGGATAAGACAGATACTGGTTCTGCTGCTCGAAAGCGCAAGATTGGGAAGCGAATTCCAGAAAACGTGCCTGCTGCTTCTTTGGATAACATTTCCTTTCACTCTGAAGAAAGTGTTGGTAAGTGGAAGTATGTTTATCAGCGTAGGATTGCTCAAGAGAGGGAATTTACTGGTGAGATTTTGCATTGTCAAGAAATTATGGAACTTATTGAGGCTGCTGGGTTGTTGAAAACTGTTACTGAGATTGGAGGCTGCTATGACAAGTTGGTGAGAGAATTTATTGTGAATATAACTACAAATTGCACTGTGTCTGGGCATCCTGATTTCAGGAAAGTTTTTGTGCGTGGTAGGTGTGTACATTTTTCTCCTGAGATCATTAATCAGTATTTGGGAAGGAGCACTATTGTCACAGGAAATGAAGAGCTGTCCTTGAGTGTTATCACAAATGAACTCACGGCTGGTCAGGTTATGGAATGGCCTGTCAAAGGCTTGTTGTCTTCTACTCATTTGAGTGTAAAGTATGCTATCTTGAATCGCATTGGTGCTGCAAATTGGGCTCCTACCACCCACAACTCAGATATTTCTTCAGGTTtgcaaaattaa